In Mastigocladopsis repens PCC 10914, a single window of DNA contains:
- a CDS encoding pentapeptide repeat-containing protein — protein sequence MFWRRLTALLLAMSVFFCASPVLADWTHPMSFSNAEFTGHDFSGQNLQAAEFSNANMELTNFRGADLRGAVLSASVMTKSNLHKADLTNAMVDQVNLTGADLSDAVLKEALLLRAIFNDVDITGADFTDATLDGAQMKELCQKASGVNSKTNVETRGSVGCR from the coding sequence ATGTTTTGGCGGCGACTGACGGCGTTACTTTTAGCTATGAGTGTCTTCTTTTGTGCCTCCCCCGTACTGGCAGACTGGACTCATCCGATGTCATTTAGCAATGCAGAGTTCACAGGTCACGATTTTTCTGGTCAAAACTTGCAAGCAGCAGAGTTTTCTAACGCTAATATGGAACTGACTAACTTCAGAGGCGCTGACTTACGAGGAGCCGTTTTAAGTGCTTCTGTGATGACAAAATCTAATCTACATAAAGCAGATTTAACCAATGCTATGGTCGATCAGGTAAACTTAACAGGTGCTGACTTGAGTGATGCTGTTTTAAAAGAAGCCCTTTTGCTCCGCGCTATATTTAATGATGTGGATATTACTGGTGCAGACTTTACTGATGCAACTTTGGATGGAGCGCAAATGAAGGAATTGTGCCAAAAAGCAAGTGGCGTAAACTCTAAAACTAACGTGGAAACTCGTGGTTCTGTAGGATGTCGATGA